The Nitrospira sp. genome contains a region encoding:
- the gnd gene encoding decarboxylating 6-phosphogluconate dehydrogenase, with the protein MELGFIGLGKMGMNMVTRLRRDQHRVVVYDRSSELIKQAESHGCISSTSLADLVSKLSAPRAVWIMVPSGSPTEETVEAVAALLKPDDTIIDGGNTRFHDDVRRAAELKKRGIHYVDAGTSGGIWGLTVGYCLMVGGEAAPVQRLAPVFKTLAPENGWAHVGGVGAGHYVKMVHNGIEYSMMQGYAEGFELMSKSEYKLDLANIADLWMHGSVVRSWLLELAAGALKQDPKLERLKGYVQDSGEGRWMIVDAIEKDVPVPTLTTALFTRFRSRQEESFTEKMLAALRNAFGGHAVRR; encoded by the coding sequence ATGGAACTGGGATTTATCGGATTAGGCAAGATGGGGATGAACATGGTCACGCGCCTCCGGCGCGATCAGCACCGTGTGGTCGTCTATGATCGATCCAGTGAACTGATCAAACAGGCGGAAAGTCACGGGTGTATCAGCTCGACGTCTCTGGCTGATCTTGTGAGTAAACTGAGTGCCCCCCGCGCCGTCTGGATCATGGTTCCGTCCGGATCCCCAACCGAAGAAACCGTGGAGGCGGTGGCCGCGTTGCTAAAGCCCGATGACACCATCATCGACGGCGGCAATACACGGTTTCATGACGACGTGCGGCGTGCCGCCGAGTTGAAGAAGCGAGGCATCCACTACGTGGACGCCGGAACGAGCGGAGGTATCTGGGGGCTCACCGTCGGCTACTGCCTCATGGTGGGTGGCGAAGCGGCACCCGTCCAGCGGCTTGCCCCGGTCTTCAAAACCCTCGCCCCGGAGAACGGGTGGGCGCATGTCGGAGGGGTTGGAGCCGGGCACTATGTGAAGATGGTCCACAACGGGATCGAGTACAGTATGATGCAAGGGTATGCGGAAGGGTTTGAGCTGATGTCGAAGAGCGAGTACAAGCTGGACCTGGCAAACATAGCCGACTTGTGGATGCATGGAAGTGTGGTCCGATCCTGGCTCTTGGAGTTGGCTGCGGGCGCGCTGAAACAGGATCCCAAACTGGAACGCCTGAAAGGATATGTCCAAGACTCGGGTGAAGGACGGTGGATGATCGTCGATGCCATCGAGAAAGACGTGCCGGTTCCGACCTTGACGACCGCCCTCTTTACCCGGTTCCGTTCACGGCAAGAAGAATCGTTTACCGAAAAGATGCTGGCCGCCCTTCGCAACGCCTTCGGTGGTCATGCCGTCCGACGATAA